From the Sphingobium sp. MI1205 genome, one window contains:
- the istA gene encoding IS21 family transposase, which translates to MPGHHISDQQVFLFMTHRRQHTQAVAAAKAGISERSARRIENDPQLPSQKKKERHWRTRADPLEPFWPRIEELLQIDGIIAVTVFETLQDEFGEDAVPDAIRRTLERRIARWRALHGGEKEIFFPQHHEPGRQGLSDFTVCDSLKVTVAGETLAYRLYHFRLAASGWEHAAVVLGGESFAALSEHLQDALWKLGGAPAEHRSDSLSAAYKNLNADAQRDFTRSYDELCRHYGMLATRNNRGEAHENGSIEGPHAHLKRRLDQALRRRGSRDFVSIEAWREFVEAQVARQNRRHAARIDAERRVLKALPARRTTDFAMVTVDVTRNGTVAIDRVTYSVPSRLVGRRLNAHLFDDRIELFLGPDRVMSTPRVRISHPHRGHSIDFRHMIGNLRRKPGALRNLVYREALFPDHAYRRAWQAFDAQLDGRQACRDAVALLDIAARGDCVDVLARRIDEALDSGRLPDVDALRDEFLPTARSQRDVAIPPPDLHSYNSLIASGEVH; encoded by the coding sequence ATGCCGGGCCACCACATTTCCGATCAGCAGGTATTTCTCTTCATGACCCATCGTCGCCAACACACCCAGGCCGTCGCGGCTGCCAAGGCCGGTATCAGCGAACGCAGCGCACGCCGGATCGAGAACGATCCGCAGCTTCCGTCCCAGAAGAAGAAGGAGCGCCACTGGCGCACCCGCGCCGATCCGCTCGAGCCATTCTGGCCACGTATAGAGGAGTTGCTCCAGATCGACGGTATCATTGCCGTCACGGTCTTCGAGACGCTCCAGGACGAGTTCGGCGAGGATGCTGTTCCCGATGCGATACGACGAACACTGGAACGCCGGATCGCCCGCTGGCGGGCACTGCACGGCGGCGAGAAGGAGATCTTCTTCCCGCAGCATCATGAGCCCGGTCGGCAGGGCCTGTCGGATTTCACGGTATGCGACAGTCTCAAGGTCACTGTTGCCGGCGAGACCCTGGCCTATCGCCTCTACCACTTCCGCTTGGCGGCGAGTGGCTGGGAGCATGCGGCTGTCGTGCTGGGCGGGGAGAGCTTTGCCGCCCTTTCGGAGCACCTGCAGGATGCGTTGTGGAAGCTGGGCGGTGCGCCGGCCGAACACCGCAGCGATTCCCTGTCAGCCGCCTACAAAAACCTCAACGCCGATGCGCAGCGGGATTTCACCCGAAGCTATGACGAGCTGTGTCGTCATTACGGCATGCTTGCTACCCGCAACAACCGCGGCGAGGCGCACGAGAACGGATCGATCGAAGGTCCCCATGCCCATCTCAAGCGACGGCTCGATCAGGCCTTACGCCGGCGGGGCAGCCGCGATTTCGTTAGCATCGAGGCCTGGCGCGAGTTCGTTGAGGCGCAGGTCGCCAGACAGAACCGGCGACATGCTGCGCGCATCGATGCAGAACGCAGGGTACTCAAGGCGCTGCCCGCAAGGCGAACCACCGATTTCGCCATGGTCACCGTCGATGTCACCCGCAACGGCACCGTCGCCATCGATCGGGTTACCTATTCGGTGCCTTCCCGCCTCGTCGGACGGCGCCTCAACGCGCATCTCTTTGACGATCGCATCGAGCTCTTCCTCGGTCCAGACAGGGTAATGTCCACGCCGCGTGTGCGGATCAGTCATCCCCACCGGGGGCATAGCATCGATTTCCGGCACATGATCGGTAACCTGCGCCGCAAGCCCGGTGCACTGCGCAACCTCGTCTACCGCGAAGCCCTCTTCCCCGATCACGCCTACCGGCGGGCCTGGCAAGCCTTCGATGCCCAACTCGATGGACGGCAGGCCTGCCGCGATGCCGTCGCGCTGCTCGATATCGCCGCCAGGGGCGACTGTGTCGACGTGCTGGCCCGGCGGATCGATGAGGCTCTCGACAGCGGGCGCTTGCCCGATGTCGATGCGCTCAGGGACGAGTTCCTGCCAACCGCAAGATCGCAGCGCGATGTCGCTATCCCGCCACCCGATCTGCACAGCTACAACAGCCTGATCGCCAGCGGGGAGGTGCACTGA
- the istB gene encoding IS21-like element helper ATPase IstB, translating to MTRTKDQAAAVLPTLLKALRLPSINRNWKHLTDTADRDGWPAANLLASLLEIEMADRSSRRIQRHRDQSGLPAGKTFATFDFDAAPGIRKPHLLSLAAGDDWIENGGNLLLFGQSGTGKTHAVAAIGHALIDTGRRVLFCSTTDMVQKLQSARRDLSLPAMLDKLDKFDLIVLDDLSYVRKDQVETSALFELIAHRYERHSLAITANQPFSAWDNVFPDPAMAVAAIDRLVHHSTIIEMNGESYRKRSAVARINAGDYDPPNGAPDRPS from the coding sequence ATGACCCGCACCAAGGATCAGGCCGCCGCCGTACTGCCTACCCTGCTCAAGGCCTTGCGCCTGCCGAGCATCAACCGCAACTGGAAGCACCTCACCGACACCGCCGATCGCGATGGCTGGCCGGCCGCCAACCTGCTGGCCTCGCTTCTCGAGATCGAGATGGCTGATCGCTCCTCCCGGCGCATCCAGCGCCATCGCGACCAGTCCGGCTTGCCCGCAGGCAAGACCTTCGCCACCTTCGATTTCGACGCCGCCCCCGGCATCCGCAAACCGCACCTCTTGTCCCTCGCCGCCGGTGACGACTGGATCGAGAACGGCGGCAACCTGCTGCTGTTCGGCCAGAGCGGGACCGGCAAGACGCACGCAGTTGCCGCCATTGGCCATGCCCTCATCGACACGGGGCGGCGCGTCCTGTTCTGCTCCACCACCGACATGGTCCAGAAGCTCCAGTCCGCGCGCCGCGACCTCAGCTTGCCCGCCATGCTCGACAAGCTCGACAAGTTCGATCTCATCGTGCTCGACGATCTGTCCTACGTCCGCAAGGACCAGGTCGAAACCAGCGCCTTGTTCGAGCTCATCGCCCACCGCTACGAACGCCACTCGCTCGCCATTACCGCCAACCAGCCATTTTCGGCATGGGACAACGTCTTCCCTGATCCCGCCATGGCTGTCGCCGCGATCGACCGCCTCGTGCACCACTCGACCATCATCGAGATGAACGGCGAAAGCTACCGCAAGCGTTCCGCCGTCGCCCGCATCAACGCCGGCGATTACGACCCGCCCAATGGCGCCCCGGACCGGCCATCATAA
- a CDS encoding dioxygenase family protein has translation MLPSIFISHGAPSLALGDSPARSFLESLPALLPFRPTAILIISAHWEESVVTLNGLDRHTTIHDFGGFPDALYEMRYPAPGSAHLVERVRSLLHEQSIPSAANEFRGCSATITESGRRQF, from the coding sequence ATGCTCCCAAGCATATTCATTAGCCACGGTGCTCCAAGCCTTGCGCTTGGCGACAGTCCGGCGCGGTCGTTCCTCGAATCTCTGCCCGCGCTTCTCCCCTTTCGACCGACCGCGATCCTGATCATATCGGCGCACTGGGAAGAGAGTGTTGTGACCCTCAACGGCCTCGACCGACACACTACAATTCATGATTTCGGTGGCTTTCCTGACGCACTTTACGAGATGCGTTACCCGGCTCCGGGATCTGCCCATCTGGTCGAGCGCGTACGCTCCCTTCTGCACGAACAAAGCATACCGAGTGCGGCAAACGAGTTTCGCGGCTGTAGCGCGACGATTACGGAGTCCGGTCGGCGTCAATTTTGA
- a CDS encoding DoxX family protein: MKVHTGMIGATVLRAALGGLFLAHAGMKIFVFTPAGTAQFFESVGVPGFIAYLVMTAETLGGIALLLGIYPRIVALGLIPILLGAIATVHAGAGFFFNNPNGGWEFPAFWALTLIVQALIGDGLYALKPTPLPGTVINPAIT, from the coding sequence ATGAAAGTCCACACCGGAATGATCGGTGCCACGGTGCTGCGTGCCGCCCTTGGCGGCCTCTTCCTCGCACATGCAGGCATGAAGATCTTCGTGTTCACGCCGGCCGGAACGGCGCAATTCTTCGAGTCGGTCGGCGTACCAGGGTTCATCGCTTATCTGGTGATGACAGCGGAAACGCTTGGCGGAATTGCACTGCTCCTCGGCATCTATCCGCGCATCGTGGCGCTGGGCCTTATCCCAATCCTGCTCGGCGCGATTGCAACGGTGCATGCCGGCGCCGGCTTCTTCTTCAACAATCCCAATGGGGGTTGGGAATTTCCTGCCTTCTGGGCGCTCACCCTCATAGTCCAGGCTCTGATCGGCGATGGGCTCTACGCATTGAAGCCGACACCGCTTCCTGGGACCGTTATCAACCCTGCGATCACCTGA
- a CDS encoding LysR family transcriptional regulator, translating to MLDRFQGIQVLLKVVELGSLSGAARALDMSPTMATKHVAAIEQRLGVRLLHRTTRKVTPTEIGRTFVQNAERIIAELQEAEAEAAADKLVVRGLLRVNVPVSFGTSEIAPILNDLSKAHPDLTIDLGVNDRLVDLVEEGWDLAIRIGRLQDSPMIARRLAPCHMAVCASPAYLRKHGRPKTVIDLGDHRCLGYTLSHAVGPSSWSFGSNGDIKVPVSGPLRAGNGDALVAAAIAGMGIVYQPTFIVADAVADGRLEILELDHPPFDLGNIYAVYPPNEHLPAKVRVFIDFLIKRFAGTPPWQRRIDQTTDRN from the coding sequence TTGCTCGATAGGTTCCAGGGGATTCAGGTCCTGCTTAAAGTCGTCGAGCTGGGCAGCTTGTCGGGTGCAGCTCGGGCTTTGGACATGTCGCCGACCATGGCGACCAAACATGTCGCTGCTATCGAGCAGCGGCTCGGCGTGCGGCTTCTGCACCGCACGACACGCAAAGTGACCCCGACTGAAATCGGGCGCACTTTCGTGCAAAACGCGGAACGCATCATCGCCGAACTTCAAGAAGCGGAAGCCGAAGCGGCAGCCGACAAACTAGTGGTGCGGGGACTGCTCAGGGTCAATGTTCCGGTTTCATTCGGCACAAGCGAAATCGCGCCCATTTTGAACGACCTTTCCAAAGCTCACCCAGACCTGACAATCGATCTTGGCGTGAACGATCGTCTTGTCGATCTCGTGGAGGAAGGATGGGATCTCGCCATACGTATCGGACGACTACAGGACTCGCCCATGATTGCGCGCCGTCTCGCGCCTTGTCACATGGCGGTCTGCGCATCGCCGGCATATCTCAGAAAACACGGACGCCCCAAGACGGTAATCGATCTCGGCGATCATCGCTGCCTTGGCTACACCCTGTCCCACGCTGTCGGACCCAGTTCGTGGAGTTTTGGAAGCAACGGCGATATCAAGGTGCCTGTCTCGGGGCCGCTTCGCGCCGGCAACGGCGACGCACTTGTCGCAGCGGCCATTGCCGGTATGGGGATCGTCTACCAGCCCACATTCATCGTTGCCGATGCCGTTGCAGATGGTCGGCTCGAAATTCTCGAACTCGACCATCCTCCGTTCGATCTCGGCAACATCTACGCAGTGTACCCTCCGAACGAGCATCTCCCCGCGAAGGTGCGCGTCTTCATTGATTTCCTTATCAAGCGTTTTGCTGGCACCCCACCGTGGCAGCGACGCATCGATCAGACAACCGACAGGAACTGA
- the wrbA gene encoding NAD(P)H:quinone oxidoreductase — translation MTKVLVLYYSSHGHIEEMAYAAAEGIRSVGVEAIVKRVPETTPEEIAQKNGFKLDQKAPIATVDELAEYDGIILGFPTRFGTMPAQMKAFLDQTGGLWYERKLVGKVGSIFTSSGTQHGGQESTILGSIPVLLHHGMIIVGLPYTAQGQMRLDEITGGSPYGASTIAAPDRSRQPSTNELELASLQGKFVAEVARKQAAA, via the coding sequence ATGACCAAGGTGCTTGTCCTCTATTACTCGTCTCACGGTCATATAGAGGAGATGGCCTATGCCGCCGCCGAAGGTATCCGGTCGGTCGGCGTGGAGGCGATCGTGAAACGGGTTCCGGAGACGACCCCGGAAGAGATCGCGCAAAAAAATGGCTTTAAGCTTGACCAGAAAGCCCCCATCGCGACCGTCGATGAGCTTGCCGAGTATGATGGCATCATCCTCGGCTTTCCGACGCGCTTCGGCACCATGCCGGCGCAGATGAAGGCGTTTCTCGATCAGACTGGCGGGCTTTGGTATGAGCGTAAACTCGTCGGAAAAGTGGGGTCAATCTTCACGTCGTCCGGCACGCAACATGGTGGGCAGGAATCGACGATCCTTGGAAGTATTCCGGTGTTGCTCCATCATGGCATGATCATCGTTGGACTTCCCTATACCGCGCAGGGTCAGATGCGCCTTGACGAGATCACCGGCGGTTCCCCGTATGGCGCGTCGACGATTGCTGCGCCGGATCGCTCACGCCAGCCTTCCACCAATGAGCTGGAGTTAGCATCGCTGCAGGGGAAGTTCGTCGCGGAAGTTGCACGGAAGCAAGCGGCGGCCTGA
- a CDS encoding LysR family transcriptional regulator, translating into MELRQLRYFIAVAEEGSFGGAAQRVHVTQPPVTRQIHALEQELKVTLFVRTPRGAILTEAGRVFLEEAREIIERSRRAGERSRAADRGEIGRLTVAFFGSSIYQAVPMILRRFRAQVPLAQIVLVSMGKDRQQEALRSGAIDIGFSRYFNPAPDIEVMTVAEEPLYVALPVEDNLAHATSLRLPDLIGRSLILFPSGNRPSFADAVLSALSAASVNLVIGAEAEDQTSALALVSIGSGICIAPEAVTSIRMPGVTFVRLAEPNITSPTHCAYLKANTTPILSAFMRSLSDKKPVKRAQEPRKVGKKR; encoded by the coding sequence ATGGAATTGAGACAGTTGCGCTATTTCATTGCAGTCGCCGAAGAGGGCAGTTTTGGCGGCGCGGCGCAGCGCGTCCACGTCACACAGCCCCCTGTTACCCGACAGATTCATGCGCTTGAGCAAGAGCTGAAGGTCACGCTTTTCGTGCGCACGCCGAGGGGGGCAATTCTCACTGAAGCCGGCCGCGTCTTTCTCGAAGAGGCCCGCGAGATCATTGAGCGGTCGCGCCGCGCTGGTGAACGCAGCCGCGCGGCCGACCGCGGCGAGATCGGCCGCCTCACCGTCGCGTTCTTTGGCTCGTCCATCTATCAAGCCGTGCCTATGATTTTGCGCCGCTTCCGTGCCCAAGTCCCGCTTGCGCAAATCGTCCTCGTCAGCATGGGAAAGGATCGCCAGCAGGAAGCTCTTCGTTCCGGAGCGATCGACATCGGATTTAGCCGCTATTTCAATCCCGCACCTGACATTGAGGTCATGACGGTTGCCGAAGAACCGCTCTATGTCGCACTTCCGGTCGAAGACAACCTTGCTCATGCAACGTCTCTGAGGCTTCCCGATCTTATCGGGCGTTCGCTCATCCTGTTCCCATCCGGAAATCGGCCGAGCTTCGCAGATGCTGTTCTGAGCGCCCTGTCGGCTGCAAGCGTCAATCTTGTTATCGGCGCCGAAGCGGAGGATCAAACATCGGCGCTTGCGCTCGTGTCGATCGGCTCGGGTATCTGTATCGCTCCCGAAGCGGTCACGAGCATCCGCATGCCTGGCGTAACCTTCGTCAGGCTGGCCGAACCGAACATCACATCGCCAACCCACTGTGCCTATCTCAAGGCGAACACGACCCCGATCCTCTCCGCCTTCATGCGAAGCCTCAGCGACAAGAAGCCGGTCAAACGCGCCCAGGAGCCCCGAAAGGTCGGGAAGAAGCGCTAA
- a CDS encoding muconolactone Delta-isomerase, with protein MFYLVRMVVSPPYGMPPEEFERLKAEEKEVGIRLQREGIWKHIWRVAGAYANVSIFEVDSVEQLHSAISSLPFFPFLSVEVTPLVPHPSSINPADNPLLKEGRA; from the coding sequence ATGTTTTATCTAGTGCGAATGGTGGTCTCTCCGCCTTATGGCATGCCGCCGGAAGAATTCGAGAGACTGAAAGCTGAAGAGAAGGAAGTCGGGATCCGACTTCAACGTGAGGGGATCTGGAAGCACATCTGGCGAGTAGCGGGGGCGTACGCGAACGTCTCGATTTTCGAGGTCGATAGCGTCGAGCAGCTTCACTCGGCAATCAGCAGCCTGCCTTTCTTTCCATTCTTAAGTGTAGAGGTGACGCCGCTCGTGCCGCATCCCTCATCGATCAACCCCGCCGACAATCCACTCCTGAAGGAGGGCAGAGCATGA
- a CDS encoding muconate cycloisomerase family protein, protein MNEMVSPIVATTNLAKDALRIRAVKTTIVDLPIRRAHQFAKAKISSQAFLIVEIETESGITGLGEGATPGGPWWSGDSIETMKVMIDTYLAPAIVGQSAGDVTALHGLMNKVAFANYFAKAAVDIALWDIVGKALNAPVHALFGGMVRDSSEISWALATGEADTDIAEAEDMIARKAAKVFKLKGGAKPPQADVERAVKVAKALAGRAEVRIDLNQVWDETTANRWIPALIDGGISLLEQPVQGWNFDGLKRIRERFGIKVMADESVCTLQDAMRLAGSAAVDVFAYKVMKSGGLTACRQIAGIAEAAGIASYGGTFLESSIGTSAGLQVAAAERSVTFGSEFIGGIWLADEIVTEPLVYRDFHVFVPTRPGIGMTLDRDKFEHYRRK, encoded by the coding sequence ATGAACGAGATGGTTTCTCCGATCGTCGCCACGACTAACTTGGCAAAGGACGCCTTGCGCATCCGCGCCGTCAAAACCACGATCGTCGATTTGCCGATCCGCAGGGCGCACCAGTTCGCCAAGGCAAAGATCAGCTCGCAGGCATTCCTGATCGTCGAGATCGAGACTGAAAGCGGCATCACGGGGCTCGGCGAAGGAGCTACGCCCGGTGGACCATGGTGGAGCGGCGATAGCATCGAGACGATGAAGGTGATGATCGACACCTATCTGGCGCCGGCGATCGTCGGACAGAGTGCGGGTGACGTCACGGCGCTCCACGGTCTGATGAACAAGGTCGCGTTCGCAAACTATTTTGCCAAGGCGGCGGTCGACATCGCTTTGTGGGACATCGTTGGCAAAGCGCTTAACGCACCCGTCCACGCCTTGTTCGGGGGCATGGTTCGCGACAGCAGCGAGATCAGTTGGGCCCTGGCGACCGGCGAGGCGGATACCGACATCGCCGAAGCCGAGGACATGATCGCCCGCAAGGCCGCGAAGGTATTCAAGCTCAAAGGTGGGGCAAAGCCGCCTCAGGCAGACGTCGAGCGTGCCGTAAAAGTCGCCAAGGCGCTGGCAGGCCGCGCGGAGGTGAGAATCGATCTCAACCAGGTGTGGGATGAGACGACCGCCAATCGGTGGATTCCGGCGCTGATCGATGGCGGAATCAGCCTGCTCGAACAGCCGGTACAGGGCTGGAATTTCGACGGTTTGAAGCGGATCCGCGAACGCTTCGGCATCAAGGTCATGGCGGACGAGAGCGTCTGCACGCTTCAGGATGCGATGCGGCTCGCGGGCAGCGCTGCGGTGGACGTCTTCGCCTACAAGGTAATGAAGTCGGGCGGCCTGACTGCGTGCAGGCAGATCGCCGGCATTGCCGAGGCCGCTGGCATTGCGAGCTATGGCGGTACTTTCCTTGAAAGCTCGATCGGCACGTCTGCCGGCCTGCAGGTCGCAGCGGCCGAGCGCAGTGTCACGTTCGGCTCCGAGTTCATCGGAGGCATCTGGCTTGCTGACGAAATCGTCACCGAACCCCTGGTCTACAGGGACTTTCACGTTTTCGTACCGACAAGGCCAGGCATCGGCATGACGCTCGATCGCGACAAGTTCGAGCATTATCGCCGCAAGTGA
- a CDS encoding sodium:solute symporter family protein: MSFQVSTIGITLIYMAAVGLIAAYVRRSAITAAGYTEGGRQFPAIIIGFLMVSEFIGTAVSVGTAQLGYSKGISAAWNVFALALGFVLLGLILARKYKELGLNTISGVLASRYGQNTRIAASVLTICALEIIAVSIYASGGAVLSGILAIGKPTAVIVVGVLSVGYVSVGGMRSVVYTNVLHASIKYLGIVIAMIYGLSLTGGVTALATKLRPEMFVWDAVGWSQIGAWMIAGIGSIFATQHVIQALYTVPNVRAAQKACFYCAAAMVPFGILTAAVGMASAALHPGINPLQAFPSLIADMDRLSAGIVVAGLAASLFGTISAVSIGAATLLMKDFFEPLFNKERDERRSVRFLKVATIIVGLLPVVIALGANNVLHIAYLGKGLRAALAVLVLLAFYAPSFSNGSGAFIGIIVTLPATVVWYMLGDPYGIDNAYVALACPVIVMGLFHLTSRRTAPIVTGNGPLPEQQVVANTE, from the coding sequence ATGTCATTCCAGGTTTCGACGATCGGGATCACACTCATTTATATGGCCGCCGTCGGGCTGATTGCAGCTTATGTGCGCCGCTCGGCAATCACCGCTGCGGGCTACACCGAAGGCGGGCGTCAGTTTCCCGCCATCATAATCGGGTTCTTGATGGTGTCGGAGTTTATCGGCACGGCGGTGAGTGTAGGCACCGCGCAGCTCGGCTATTCAAAAGGGATTTCGGCTGCATGGAACGTGTTTGCGTTGGCGCTGGGATTTGTCCTCTTGGGTCTGATCCTGGCACGCAAGTATAAGGAGCTCGGACTTAACACGATCTCAGGTGTGCTCGCCTCGCGTTACGGCCAGAACACACGTATCGCGGCCTCCGTACTGACGATCTGCGCGCTCGAAATTATCGCGGTGTCGATCTATGCGAGTGGCGGCGCGGTGCTTTCCGGAATTCTCGCGATCGGCAAGCCGACCGCGGTCATCGTGGTCGGCGTGCTTTCAGTCGGCTATGTCAGTGTCGGTGGCATGCGCTCGGTGGTCTACACCAACGTTTTGCACGCATCGATCAAATATCTCGGCATCGTGATCGCGATGATCTACGGGCTTTCGTTGACCGGAGGCGTGACGGCCCTCGCCACGAAGCTCCGTCCAGAAATGTTTGTCTGGGACGCCGTCGGTTGGTCCCAGATCGGGGCCTGGATGATCGCCGGGATCGGCTCGATTTTTGCGACCCAGCACGTCATCCAGGCGCTTTACACTGTGCCCAATGTACGAGCTGCCCAGAAAGCGTGTTTCTATTGCGCCGCGGCGATGGTGCCTTTCGGAATCCTGACGGCAGCCGTCGGGATGGCGTCGGCGGCTTTGCATCCGGGCATCAATCCTCTGCAAGCGTTTCCGAGCCTCATAGCCGATATGGACCGTCTGAGCGCTGGTATCGTCGTGGCAGGCTTGGCGGCCTCGCTGTTCGGAACGATTTCGGCTGTTAGCATTGGCGCAGCGACGTTGCTGATGAAAGATTTCTTCGAACCGCTATTCAACAAGGAAAGGGATGAGAGGCGATCCGTCCGGTTCCTCAAGGTCGCCACGATTATCGTTGGCCTCTTGCCAGTTGTCATCGCACTCGGCGCGAACAACGTTCTCCACATTGCTTACCTTGGAAAGGGGCTCCGTGCGGCGCTGGCCGTTCTCGTGCTGCTGGCTTTCTATGCTCCAAGCTTCAGCAACGGGAGTGGCGCATTCATCGGGATCATCGTGACCCTCCCAGCGACCGTGGTCTGGTACATGCTCGGCGATCCGTACGGCATCGACAACGCGTACGTCGCGCTTGCATGCCCGGTAATCGTTATGGGCCTGTTTCATCTGACTTCGCGGCGAACCGCCCCGATTGTGACAGGAAACGGACCCTTACCCGAACAGCAGGTTGTGGCGAACACCGAATGA
- a CDS encoding MBL fold metallo-hydrolase, which translates to MKKIVVGAVEITRVEESLAPSFEPAFLFPEWRPEYLEQYGWMEPHFYDRGAGKFMSSIHSWVIRTKHHLIVVDTCAGNDKSRPSFERFNMLRSSYLERLQSAGIRPEDVTHVLCTHLHLDHVGWNTRLLDGRWVPTFPQAKYILSRRECEFWDTRSGEGGKLPINDNVFEDSVRPILDAGLAELIDPPFQLTDELTIEAAPGHSPGHCILVLRSGGETAIFSADTMHQPVQIYEPHLNSRFCADPELARQSRQAVLEQCACSNGLLLPAHFGRPHVGRVSERAGGFAFSCDKV; encoded by the coding sequence ATGAAAAAGATCGTTGTCGGCGCCGTCGAAATCACGCGAGTTGAGGAGAGCCTTGCACCCAGTTTCGAGCCTGCTTTCCTGTTCCCGGAGTGGCGGCCAGAGTATCTGGAGCAGTATGGGTGGATGGAGCCTCACTTCTATGACCGGGGGGCTGGCAAGTTCATGTCATCGATCCATAGCTGGGTGATCCGCACGAAGCATCATTTGATTGTGGTCGACACCTGCGCTGGCAACGACAAGAGCCGGCCATCGTTCGAACGGTTCAACATGTTGCGTAGTTCTTATCTGGAGCGACTGCAAAGCGCCGGCATACGTCCTGAGGACGTCACGCACGTCCTGTGCACGCATCTTCATCTCGATCATGTCGGCTGGAACACACGCCTACTCGATGGACGCTGGGTGCCAACGTTTCCGCAGGCGAAATACATCCTTTCGAGGCGTGAGTGCGAATTCTGGGATACGCGCAGCGGAGAGGGAGGGAAACTCCCGATCAACGACAACGTATTCGAGGACAGCGTCAGGCCGATCCTGGACGCGGGGTTGGCAGAGTTGATCGATCCTCCCTTTCAGCTGACGGACGAGCTGACGATCGAGGCAGCGCCGGGGCATTCGCCGGGCCATTGCATATTGGTGCTTCGAAGCGGCGGCGAGACGGCGATCTTCTCGGCGGACACGATGCATCAGCCGGTGCAGATCTACGAACCACATCTCAACAGCCGTTTCTGCGCCGATCCCGAGCTTGCTCGGCAATCGCGGCAGGCCGTCCTCGAACAATGTGCATGCTCGAACGGCTTGCTTTTGCCGGCGCATTTTGGGCGACCCCATGTTGGCCGCGTCAGTGAGCGGGCGGGCGGCTTTGCTTTTTCCTGCGACAAAGTCTGA
- a CDS encoding dioxygenase family protein: MADEARINAVVSDIVDGVRAALFKHDVTFDEYRVALAFLLDAFEKNDVPLLMDVFFNTTIVKIEGKLMGGSKPSLEGPYYLENAAVVTDRLPMRDEDQHHTAMQLRGRVTGMDGRPLARATIDVWHSTPEGRYSGIHDGIPPHYYRGKIVTDADGRYNVRSIMPIPYQIPNEGPTGALLTAMGRHSWRPAHVHYKISAPGMHTHISQAYFEGGAYVEDDCCEDVCEEHVVAEKVEDGVRIVEVDFVIPKATEKAQAA; encoded by the coding sequence ATGGCAGACGAAGCTCGTATAAACGCAGTGGTCAGCGATATCGTGGATGGAGTGCGCGCGGCTCTGTTCAAGCACGATGTGACGTTCGACGAATACAGGGTGGCGCTGGCGTTTCTGCTTGATGCCTTCGAAAAGAACGACGTGCCGCTACTGATGGACGTCTTCTTCAACACGACGATCGTGAAAATCGAGGGCAAACTGATGGGAGGCTCTAAGCCTTCGCTGGAAGGTCCTTATTATCTGGAGAATGCGGCTGTCGTCACGGACCGCCTTCCAATGCGCGACGAGGATCAGCACCACACTGCGATGCAGCTGCGCGGTCGAGTGACCGGGATGGATGGGCGGCCGCTCGCGCGTGCCACGATCGACGTTTGGCATTCGACCCCGGAAGGCCGGTATAGCGGTATTCATGATGGAATTCCGCCGCACTATTATCGCGGCAAGATCGTCACTGACGCTGATGGCCGCTACAACGTGCGGTCGATCATGCCGATCCCGTACCAAATTCCTAACGAAGGGCCCACCGGTGCGCTGCTCACGGCGATGGGGCGGCACTCCTGGAGGCCAGCTCATGTCCATTACAAGATCTCGGCCCCTGGCATGCATACACACATCAGTCAGGCCTACTTCGAAGGCGGCGCGTACGTCGAAGACGATTGCTGCGAGGACGTTTGCGAGGAGCATGTTGTCGCCGAGAAGGTGGAAGACGGTGTGCGCATCGTCGAAGTGGACTTCGTGATCCCGAAAGCGACGGAAAAGGCGCAAGCCGCCTGA